A portion of the Pseudomonas protegens CHA0 genome contains these proteins:
- a CDS encoding DUF4381 domain-containing protein: MSSLEQLQPLLPPPAVSLWPPAPGWWLLAILLPLLGLALWHWRHLWPRKAVRARSEQPLDPVRLAALAELALLPKPYDGAPAGAWLQALNALLKRLCRNHYPYSQSHTLNGRKWLAFLDNRCPAAGLTRWMVLVEGAYKPECKLDDKAIAGLTQAVDTWIRKHV, encoded by the coding sequence ATGAGCAGCCTGGAACAACTGCAACCGCTGCTGCCGCCGCCCGCGGTCAGCCTGTGGCCACCAGCCCCGGGCTGGTGGCTGCTGGCGATCCTGCTGCCGCTGCTGGGCCTGGCCCTCTGGCACTGGCGCCACCTGTGGCCGCGCAAGGCCGTGCGCGCCCGCAGCGAGCAGCCCCTGGACCCGGTGCGCCTGGCCGCCCTGGCAGAACTGGCGCTGCTGCCCAAGCCCTATGACGGTGCCCCCGCCGGCGCCTGGCTGCAGGCCTTGAATGCCCTGCTCAAGCGCCTGTGCCGCAACCATTACCCCTACAGCCAGAGCCACACCCTGAACGGGCGCAAATGGCTGGCGTTCCTCGACAACCGTTGCCCGGCCGCCGGCCTGACCCGCTGGATGGTGCTGGTGGAAGGCGCCTACAAGCCCGAGTGCAAGCTCGACGACAAAGCCATCGCCGGCCTGACCCAGGCGGTGGACACCTGGATTCGCAAGCATGTTTGA
- a CDS encoding ArnT family glycosyltransferase, giving the protein MEDYKKLILQRPCQSIFLIALALFMALQYKPAVLNYTTRFVDFADYMLQHGMTLFPIADDLQPYPDYTIANTVLVYLASLPFGQLSVLSMGLPFCIAASLMLVFIYKLGALHERKWGLCGVLFALFTWAFVDSVNSLALDIYPALITAGCFYLAYSADLKQQRGRLALVFLGLILGFALRGPIGMIGPALVVGSYYLLSRQWRTLVGFSLVSGLLFAAGVALLAWAAHVQGGDAFMQQVLEMQGLGRIASDHSPRYYFYFSAGLITYSFTAFYALCVMARSGRQWLGAPSLSAPRLLLHLGAWFVVLIVFFTIPNSKKARYVLSITPAISLLAAYIFIDPNGLFSATRRRLLRLCLNLPAIGAFLALLVLGYNSFAARPLQPDFAGVFSSFALLSGVRYWIGRQYTGHRHYEVIVLAFGVAAFLLLDGFFFNAITYHLELAKEPTPKFLPYWFW; this is encoded by the coding sequence ATGGAAGACTATAAAAAGCTGATCCTGCAGCGCCCCTGCCAAAGCATTTTCCTGATTGCCCTCGCGCTGTTCATGGCGCTGCAGTACAAACCGGCAGTCCTCAACTACACCACGCGCTTCGTCGACTTTGCCGACTACATGCTGCAGCACGGCATGACGCTGTTCCCCATTGCCGACGATCTGCAGCCCTACCCCGACTACACCATCGCCAACACGGTGCTGGTCTATCTGGCGTCGCTGCCCTTCGGCCAGCTGTCCGTACTGTCGATGGGCCTGCCCTTCTGCATCGCTGCGTCGCTGATGCTGGTGTTCATCTACAAGCTGGGGGCCCTGCATGAGCGCAAATGGGGCCTGTGCGGCGTGCTCTTTGCGCTGTTCACCTGGGCCTTCGTGGATAGCGTCAACTCCCTGGCCCTGGACATCTACCCCGCCCTGATCACCGCGGGCTGCTTCTACCTGGCCTACTCCGCCGACCTCAAGCAGCAGCGCGGACGCCTGGCGCTGGTGTTCCTCGGCCTGATCCTGGGCTTTGCCCTGCGCGGGCCGATCGGCATGATCGGCCCGGCACTGGTGGTCGGCAGCTATTACCTGCTGAGCCGGCAGTGGCGAACCCTGGTCGGGTTCTCGCTGGTGAGCGGCCTGCTGTTCGCCGCCGGGGTCGCACTACTGGCCTGGGCCGCCCACGTGCAGGGCGGCGATGCCTTCATGCAGCAAGTGCTGGAGATGCAGGGCCTGGGCCGGATCGCCAGCGATCACTCGCCGCGCTACTACTTCTACTTCAGCGCCGGGCTGATCACCTACAGCTTCACGGCGTTCTACGCCCTTTGCGTGATGGCCAGGAGCGGCCGCCAGTGGCTCGGCGCCCCGTCGCTGTCGGCGCCGCGCCTGCTGCTGCACCTGGGCGCCTGGTTCGTGGTGCTGATTGTGTTCTTCACCATCCCCAACTCGAAGAAGGCGCGTTACGTGCTGTCCATCACCCCGGCCATTTCCCTGCTGGCGGCCTATATCTTCATCGACCCCAACGGCCTGTTCAGCGCGACCCGCAGACGCCTGCTGCGCCTGTGCCTGAACCTGCCGGCCATCGGCGCGTTCCTGGCGCTGCTGGTGCTGGGCTACAACAGCTTTGCCGCCCGGCCCCTGCAGCCCGACTTCGCCGGGGTGTTTTCAAGCTTTGCCCTGCTCAGCGGCGTGCGCTACTGGATCGGCCGGCAGTACACCGGGCACCGGCATTACGAGGTCATCGTCCTGGCATTCGGCGTGGCGGCCTTTCTCTTGCTGGATGGGTTCTTCTTCAACGCCATCACCTATCATCTGGAACTGGCCAAAGAACCCACTCCCAAATTCCTGCCTTACTGGTTCTGGTAA
- a CDS encoding RNA polymerase sigma factor translates to MKNTGHSAMVRLFLTSYEDFRVRLRRRLGSEDLANDVLHETYLRVDRMEEPPNLAQPNAYLYRMALNIAADRRQSDARLLTGDEVEELLQIADEAQDPSRVVGGQKEIQTLLKALYELPARRRKIFIAARLEEAPHLEISQRFGISTRMVEKELKAALGHCALRLERKVIQRFGPGAGKPS, encoded by the coding sequence ATGAAAAATACCGGACACAGTGCGATGGTCAGGCTGTTCCTGACGTCCTACGAGGATTTTCGGGTGCGCTTGCGCAGGCGCCTGGGGTCCGAGGACCTGGCCAACGACGTCCTGCACGAAACCTACCTGCGGGTCGACCGCATGGAAGAGCCGCCGAACCTGGCGCAACCCAATGCCTACCTGTACCGCATGGCGCTGAACATTGCCGCCGACCGGCGCCAGTCCGATGCCCGCCTGCTCACCGGCGATGAGGTCGAGGAGCTGTTGCAGATCGCCGACGAAGCCCAGGACCCCTCGCGGGTGGTGGGTGGCCAGAAGGAAATCCAGACCCTGCTCAAGGCCCTCTACGAACTCCCGGCGCGGCGCCGCAAGATCTTCATTGCCGCGCGCCTGGAAGAGGCGCCGCACCTGGAAATTTCCCAGCGCTTCGGCATTTCCACACGGATGGTGGAGAAGGAACTCAAGGCAGCCCTCGGCCATTGCGCCCTGCGCCTGGAAAGAAAAGTCATTCAGCGGTTCGGTCCCGGGGCCGGAAAACCGTCCTAG
- a CDS encoding META and DUF4377 domain-containing protein, which translates to MPASTASVSAQPALSAYYWQLVAARDAAGKPVAALDKGIERQLRLTFAGQNLSISGGCNRQFGGFQHENGVLKVQPLAATLMACEPKLMALDAQIANLLKGDLRTTFGGDQSTPTLQLATQDGTLLTFEGQPTPETRYGSQGQTRFLEVAAKTVKCSHPLIPDFQCLQVRERRYDDAGLQLPTQDTWHPLYQSIEGYEHQDGVRNVLRVKQYEWKNAPADAPSSVYVLDMVVEQDASAAH; encoded by the coding sequence ATGCCCGCCAGCACTGCCTCCGTCAGCGCCCAGCCTGCGCTGTCCGCCTACTACTGGCAGCTGGTTGCGGCCCGCGATGCGGCGGGCAAGCCCGTCGCCGCCCTGGACAAGGGCATCGAGCGCCAGCTGCGCCTGACCTTCGCCGGGCAGAACCTGAGCATCAGCGGCGGCTGCAACCGCCAGTTCGGCGGCTTCCAGCATGAAAATGGCGTGCTCAAGGTACAGCCACTGGCCGCCACCCTGATGGCCTGCGAGCCGAAACTGATGGCCCTGGACGCACAAATCGCCAACCTGCTCAAGGGCGACCTGCGCACCACCTTCGGCGGCGACCAGTCGACCCCGACCCTGCAACTGGCCACCCAGGACGGCACCCTGCTCACGTTCGAAGGCCAGCCCACCCCGGAAACCCGCTACGGCAGCCAGGGCCAGACCCGCTTCCTGGAAGTGGCGGCCAAGACCGTCAAGTGCAGCCACCCGCTGATCCCCGACTTCCAGTGCCTGCAAGTACGTGAGCGCCGCTACGACGACGCCGGCCTGCAACTGCCGACCCAGGACACCTGGCACCCGCTGTACCAGTCCATCGAGGGCTACGAGCACCAGGACGGCGTGCGCAATGTGCTGCGGGTCAAGCAGTACGAGTGGAAGAATGCACCCGCCGATGCCCCGTCCAGCGTCTATGTGCTGGACATGGTGGTCGAGCAGGACGCCTCGGCGGCCCACTGA
- a CDS encoding STN domain-containing protein: MPAGWAQGTPGGPPRVDSQALLALEIPAQNLADALELFSRATGMAVLVDRELTRGRRSVGINGHYSAREGLSRLLAGSGLMARYARSDAFTLQVPQATQPAVQPGAAGSRAARLNSSYASALQRAVERSLCGSALTRPGSFRALLQLWIGGDGAVQHSRLVSSTGDLQRDEALVQRLAQTRVERQAPSSLRQPLTLLLIPDTTGKRMDCKEWEGASGV; the protein is encoded by the coding sequence ATGCCGGCGGGCTGGGCCCAGGGCACTCCCGGCGGGCCGCCGCGGGTGGATTCACAGGCCCTGCTGGCACTGGAGATACCGGCGCAGAACCTGGCGGATGCCCTGGAGCTGTTCAGCCGCGCCACCGGGATGGCGGTGCTGGTGGACCGGGAGCTGACCCGGGGCCGGCGCTCGGTGGGGATCAACGGTCACTACAGCGCCCGGGAAGGCCTGAGCCGGTTGTTGGCCGGCAGTGGCCTGATGGCCCGCTACGCCCGCAGCGATGCTTTCACCCTGCAGGTGCCGCAGGCCACACAGCCGGCCGTGCAGCCTGGCGCGGCGGGCAGTCGTGCGGCGCGGCTCAACAGCAGCTACGCCAGCGCCCTGCAACGGGCGGTGGAACGCAGCCTGTGCGGCTCGGCGCTGACTCGGCCGGGGAGCTTTCGCGCCCTGCTGCAACTGTGGATCGGCGGCGACGGAGCGGTGCAACACAGCCGCCTGGTGAGTTCCACCGGCGACCTGCAACGGGATGAGGCGCTGGTGCAGCGCCTGGCCCAGACCCGGGTCGAGCGCCAGGCACCGAGCTCGTTGCGCCAGCCGCTGACCTTACTCTTGATACCGGACACGACAGGGAAACGCATGGACTGCAAGGAATGGGAAGGAGCTTCCGGGGTATGA
- a CDS encoding DUF58 domain-containing protein: MTQPVAEPGIRITLGELIEMRHRVREVQLFSTPSQRSPLIGLHHSKLRGRGVDFDQVRVYQAGDDVRTIDWRVTARTQEPHTKLFHEERERPIFIMVEQSRQLFFGSGLMFKSVLAAQAASLIGWAALGHNDRVGGLVYGDDEHYEIKPRRSKQSLLQLLNRLVRVNQSLHSEARPQRDALGTALLRGREVLRPGSLVIVICDERALSDAAEQQLSLLSRHCDLLLMPLSDPLDHALPAAGLLRFAERGAQLELDTLNYDLRQAYRAMSEARIARWERLAQKLRVLLMPLSTQSEMVEQLREYLNPQRPGAGR, encoded by the coding sequence ATGACCCAGCCCGTTGCCGAACCCGGCATTCGCATCACCCTCGGCGAGCTGATCGAGATGCGCCATCGCGTGCGCGAGGTGCAGCTGTTCTCCACCCCCAGCCAGCGCAGCCCGCTGATCGGCCTGCACCACTCCAAGCTGCGCGGGCGCGGCGTGGACTTCGACCAGGTGCGGGTCTACCAGGCCGGCGACGACGTGCGCACCATCGACTGGCGGGTTACCGCGCGCACCCAGGAACCGCACACCAAACTGTTCCACGAAGAGCGCGAGCGGCCGATCTTCATCATGGTGGAACAGAGCCGCCAGCTGTTCTTCGGCTCGGGGCTGATGTTCAAGTCGGTGCTCGCCGCCCAGGCCGCGAGCCTGATCGGCTGGGCCGCCCTGGGCCATAACGACCGGGTCGGCGGGCTGGTCTACGGCGACGACGAGCATTACGAGATCAAGCCGCGGCGCAGCAAGCAGAGCCTGTTGCAGTTGCTCAACCGCCTGGTGCGGGTCAACCAGTCGCTGCACAGCGAAGCCCGCCCCCAGCGCGACGCCCTGGGCACCGCGCTGCTGCGCGGGCGCGAAGTCCTGCGCCCCGGCAGCCTGGTGATCGTGATCTGCGACGAACGCGCCCTGAGCGACGCCGCCGAGCAGCAACTGAGCCTGCTGTCGCGCCATTGCGACCTGCTGTTGATGCCCCTTTCCGACCCTCTGGACCACGCCCTGCCCGCCGCCGGCCTGCTGCGCTTTGCCGAACGCGGCGCCCAGCTGGAGCTGGACACCCTGAACTACGACCTGCGCCAGGCCTACCGCGCCATGAGCGAAGCGCGTATCGCCCGCTGGGAACGCCTGGCGCAAAAGCTGCGGGTGCTGCTGATGCCCCTGAGCACCCAGAGCGAGATGGTCGAGCAGCTGCGCGAGTACCTCAACCCGCAGCGCCCCGGAGCCGGCCGATGA
- a CDS encoding AAA family ATPase — protein MEHREALLALRTFLSTQILGQEKLIERLLIALLADGHMLVEGAPGLAKTKAIKELAEGIEAQFHRIQFTPDLLPADITGTEIYRPETGSFVFQQGPIFHNLVLADEINRAPAKVQSALLEAMAERQVSVGRSTYELSPLFLVMATQNPIEQEGTYPLPEAQLDRFLMHVKIGFPDAAVERRILQQARGEALNGETKPERRVSQQAIFAARKEILGLYMADAVEEYLVQLVMATRTPAKFDPEMAEWIAYGASPRGSIALDRCARAHAWLAGRDFVSPEDIQAVLFDVLRHRIILSFEAEAAGIDQDRVVQRILDVVAVA, from the coding sequence ATGGAACATCGTGAAGCGCTTTTGGCGCTGCGAACCTTTCTTTCAACGCAGATTCTCGGCCAGGAAAAACTCATCGAGCGCTTGCTCATCGCCCTGCTCGCCGACGGCCACATGCTGGTCGAGGGCGCTCCGGGGCTGGCCAAGACCAAGGCCATCAAGGAGTTGGCCGAAGGCATTGAAGCGCAATTCCATCGGATCCAGTTCACCCCCGACCTGCTGCCCGCCGACATCACCGGCACCGAGATCTATCGCCCGGAAACCGGCAGCTTCGTGTTCCAGCAAGGCCCGATCTTCCACAACCTGGTGCTGGCGGACGAGATCAACCGCGCTCCGGCCAAGGTCCAGTCGGCCCTGCTCGAAGCCATGGCCGAGCGCCAGGTCAGCGTCGGACGCAGCACCTATGAACTGTCGCCGCTGTTCCTGGTGATGGCGACCCAGAACCCCATCGAGCAGGAAGGCACCTACCCGCTGCCCGAAGCCCAGCTCGACCGCTTCCTGATGCACGTCAAGATCGGCTTCCCGGACGCCGCCGTGGAGCGGCGGATCCTCCAGCAGGCCCGCGGCGAAGCCCTGAACGGCGAGACCAAGCCCGAGCGCCGGGTCAGCCAGCAGGCGATCTTTGCCGCACGCAAGGAAATCCTCGGCCTGTACATGGCCGATGCGGTGGAGGAATACCTGGTGCAACTGGTGATGGCCACCCGCACCCCGGCCAAGTTCGACCCGGAGATGGCCGAGTGGATCGCCTACGGCGCCAGCCCCCGCGGTTCCATCGCCCTGGACCGCTGCGCCCGGGCCCACGCCTGGCTCGCCGGCCGCGACTTCGTCAGCCCCGAAGACATCCAGGCGGTGCTGTTCGACGTACTGCGCCACCGCATCATCCTGTCCTTCGAGGCTGAAGCGGCCGGTATCGACCAGGACCGTGTGGTACAGCGCATCCTCGACGTCGTTGCCGTCGCCTGA
- a CDS encoding NAD-glutamate dehydrogenase, producing MAFFTAASKADFQHQLQAALAQHISEQALPQVALFAEQFFGIISLDELTQRRMSDLAGCTLSAWRLLERFDHGQPQVRVYNPDYERHGWQSTHTAVEVLHHDLPFLVDSVRTELNRRGYSIHTLQTTVLSVRRGSKGELLEILPKGTQGEGIQQESLMYLEIDRCANAAELSVLGKELEQVLGEVRVAVADFEPMKAKVQELIQSIDNSQFPIAAEEKTEIKSFLEWLVGNHFTFLGYEEFVVGADQDGGHIEYDPSSFLGLAKLLRAGLTSDDLRIEDYAVNYLREPTPLSFAKAAHPSRVHRPAYPDFVSIRQIDADGKVIKECRFMGLYTSSVYGESVRVIPYIRRKVEAIEQRSGFQAKAHLGKELAQVLEVLPRDDLFQTPVDELFSTVMSIVQIQERNKIRVFLRKDPYGRFCYCLAYVPRDIYSTEVRQKIQQVLMDRLQATDCEFWTFFSESVLARVQLILRVDPKQRIDIDPLLLEKEVVQACRSWQDDYASLVVESFGEAHGTNVLADFPKGFPAGYRERFAAHSAVVDMQHLLSLTEANPLVMSFYQPLGQVSGQRELHCKLYHADTPLALSDVLPILENLGLRVLGEFPYRLRHNNGREFWIHDFAFTAAEGLDLDIQQLNDTLQDAFVHIVRGDAENDAFNRLVLTAGLPWRDVALLRAYARYLKQIRLGFDLGYIASTLNNHTDIARELTRLFKTRFYLARKLTSDDLEDKQQRLEQAILTALDDVQVLNEDRILRRYLDLIKATLRTNFYQTDANGQNKSYFSFKFNPHAIPELPKPVPKFEIFVYSPRVEGVHLRFGNVARGGLRWSDREEDFRTEVLGLVKAQQVKNSVIVPVGAKGGFLPRRLPLGGSRDEIAAEGIACYRIFISGLLDITDNLKDGALVPPANVVRHDDDDPYLVVAADKGTATFSDIANGIAIDYGFWLGDAFASGGSAGYDHKKMGITAKGAWVGVQRHFRERGINVQEDSITVVGVGDMAGDVFGNGLLMSDKLQLVAAFNHLHIFIDPNPDPATSFVERQRMFALPRSAWSDYDTSIMSEGGGIFSRSAKSIAISPQMKERFDIQADKLTPTELLNALLKAPVDLLWNGGIGTYVKASTESHADVGDKANDALRVNGNELRCKVVGEGGNLGMTQLGRVEFGLNGGGSNTDFIDNAGGVDCSDHEVNIKILLNEVVQAGDMTDKQRNQLLASMTDEVGGLVLGNNYKQTQALSLAARRAYERAAEYKRLMSDLEGRGKLDRAIEYLPTEEQLTERAATGKGLTRPELSVLISYSKIDLKEALLKSLVPDDDYLTRDMETAFPPSLVAKFSEAMRRHRLKREIVSTQIANDLVNHMGITFVQRLKESTGMSPANVAGAYVIVRDIFHLPHWFRQIEALDHQVSAEVQLALMDELMRLGRRATRWFLRSRRNEQDAARDVAHFGPHLAALGLKLDELLEGPTREGWQARYTAYVEAGVPELLARMVAGTTHLYTLLPIIEAADVTGHDAAEVAKAYFAVGSALDLPWYLQQISDLPVANNWQAAAREAFRDDVDWQQRAITIKVLQMADAPDDMEARVALWLEQNASMADRWRAMMVEIRAASGTDYAMYAVANRELLDLAMSGQSVL from the coding sequence ATGGCGTTCTTCACCGCAGCCAGCAAAGCCGACTTCCAGCACCAACTGCAAGCGGCACTGGCGCAGCACATCAGTGAACAGGCACTGCCACAAGTGGCGCTGTTCGCTGAACAATTCTTCGGCATCATTTCCCTGGACGAACTCACCCAGCGTCGCATGTCCGACCTGGCGGGCTGCACCCTTTCTGCCTGGCGCCTGCTTGAGCGCTTCGACCACGGGCAACCGCAGGTCCGCGTCTACAACCCCGATTACGAACGCCATGGCTGGCAGTCGACCCACACTGCTGTGGAAGTCCTGCACCACGACCTGCCGTTTTTGGTGGACTCGGTACGCACCGAGCTCAACCGTCGCGGCTACAGCATCCACACCCTGCAGACCACCGTGCTCAGCGTACGTCGTGGCAGCAAGGGCGAGCTGCTGGAAATCCTGCCCAAGGGCACCCAGGGCGAAGGCATCCAGCAAGAGTCGCTGATGTACCTGGAGATCGACCGTTGCGCCAATGCCGCCGAACTCAGCGTGCTGGGCAAGGAGTTGGAACAGGTACTGGGCGAAGTGCGGGTCGCCGTGGCCGACTTCGAGCCGATGAAGGCCAAGGTCCAGGAACTGATCCAGAGCATCGACAACAGCCAGTTCCCGATCGCCGCCGAAGAAAAGACCGAGATCAAGAGCTTCCTCGAATGGCTGGTGGGCAACCACTTCACCTTCCTCGGTTATGAAGAATTCGTGGTCGGCGCCGACCAGGACGGCGGGCATATCGAATATGACCCGAGCTCCTTCCTCGGTCTGGCCAAGCTGCTGCGCGCCGGCCTCACCAGCGATGACCTGCGCATCGAAGACTACGCCGTCAACTACCTGCGCGAACCGACGCCGCTGTCCTTCGCCAAGGCCGCGCACCCGAGCCGTGTGCACCGTCCGGCCTACCCGGATTTCGTCTCGATCCGCCAGATCGATGCCGACGGCAAGGTCATCAAGGAATGCCGCTTCATGGGCCTGTACACCTCTTCGGTGTACGGCGAGAGCGTGCGGGTGATCCCTTACATCCGCCGCAAGGTCGAAGCCATCGAGCAGCGCTCGGGCTTCCAGGCCAAGGCGCACCTGGGCAAGGAACTGGCCCAGGTGCTGGAGGTACTGCCTCGCGATGATCTGTTCCAGACCCCGGTGGACGAGCTGTTCAGCACCGTGATGTCCATCGTGCAGATCCAGGAACGCAACAAGATCCGCGTGTTCCTGCGCAAAGACCCGTACGGCCGCTTCTGCTACTGCCTGGCCTACGTGCCGCGCGACATCTATTCCACCGAAGTGCGGCAGAAGATCCAGCAAGTGCTGATGGATCGCCTGCAAGCCACCGACTGCGAGTTCTGGACCTTCTTCTCCGAGTCGGTACTGGCCCGCGTGCAGTTGATCCTGCGGGTGGACCCGAAGCAGCGCATCGACATCGATCCGCTGCTGCTGGAAAAAGAAGTGGTGCAGGCCTGCCGCAGCTGGCAGGACGACTACGCCAGCCTGGTGGTGGAAAGCTTCGGCGAAGCCCACGGCACCAACGTGCTGGCGGACTTCCCCAAAGGCTTCCCGGCCGGCTACCGCGAGCGCTTCGCTGCCCATTCGGCGGTGGTGGACATGCAGCACCTGCTGAGCCTCACCGAAGCCAACCCGCTGGTGATGAGCTTCTACCAGCCCCTGGGCCAGGTCTCCGGCCAGCGCGAGCTGCACTGCAAGCTGTACCACGCCGACACCCCGCTGGCGCTGTCCGACGTGCTGCCGATCCTGGAAAACCTCGGCCTGCGCGTGCTGGGCGAATTCCCGTACCGCCTGCGTCACAACAATGGCCGTGAGTTCTGGATCCACGACTTCGCCTTCACCGCCGCCGAAGGCCTGGACCTGGATATCCAGCAGCTCAACGACACGCTGCAGGACGCCTTCGTCCATATCGTGCGTGGCGATGCCGAGAACGATGCCTTCAACCGCCTGGTGCTGACCGCCGGCCTGCCATGGCGCGACGTGGCGCTGCTGCGTGCCTACGCCCGCTACCTGAAGCAGATCCGCCTGGGCTTCGACCTGGGCTACATCGCCAGCACCCTGAACAACCACACCGACATCGCCCGCGAGTTGACCCGGTTGTTCAAGACCCGCTTCTACCTGGCGCGCAAGCTCACCAGCGACGACCTGGAAGACAAGCAGCAGCGTCTGGAGCAGGCGATCCTCACCGCCCTGGACGACGTACAGGTGCTCAACGAAGACCGCATCCTGCGGCGCTACCTGGACCTGATCAAGGCCACCCTGCGCACCAACTTCTACCAGACCGACGCCAACGGCCAGAACAAGTCGTACTTCAGCTTCAAGTTCAACCCGCACGCGATCCCAGAGCTGCCGAAACCGGTGCCCAAGTTCGAAATCTTCGTCTACTCGCCGCGTGTCGAAGGCGTGCACCTGCGCTTCGGCAACGTTGCCCGTGGCGGCCTGCGCTGGTCCGACCGTGAAGAAGACTTCCGCACCGAAGTCCTGGGCCTGGTCAAAGCTCAGCAAGTGAAGAACTCGGTGATCGTGCCGGTGGGCGCCAAGGGCGGCTTCCTGCCCCGTCGCCTGCCACTGGGCGGCAGCCGGGACGAGATCGCGGCCGAGGGCATCGCCTGCTACCGCATCTTCATCTCCGGCCTGCTGGACATCACCGACAACCTGAAGGACGGCGCCCTGGTGCCGCCGGCCAACGTCGTGCGCCATGACGACGATGACCCCTACCTGGTGGTCGCGGCGGACAAGGGCACTGCGACCTTCTCCGACATCGCCAACGGCATTGCCATCGACTACGGCTTCTGGCTGGGTGACGCCTTCGCCTCCGGTGGTTCGGCCGGTTACGACCACAAGAAGATGGGCATCACCGCCAAGGGCGCGTGGGTTGGCGTGCAGCGCCACTTCCGCGAGCGCGGCATCAATGTCCAGGAAGACAGCATCACCGTGGTCGGCGTCGGCGACATGGCCGGCGACGTGTTCGGCAACGGCTTGCTGATGTCCGACAAGCTGCAACTGGTGGCGGCGTTCAACCACCTGCACATCTTCATCGACCCGAACCCGGATCCGGCCACCAGCTTCGTCGAGCGCCAGCGCATGTTCGCGCTGCCGCGTTCGGCCTGGAGCGACTACGACACCAGCATCATGTCCGAAGGCGGCGGTATCTTCTCGCGTAGCGCCAAGAGCATCGCCATCTCGCCGCAGATGAAAGAGCGCTTCGACATCCAGGCCGACAAGCTGACCCCGACCGAGCTGCTCAACGCCTTGCTCAAGGCGCCGGTGGACCTGCTGTGGAACGGTGGTATCGGCACCTACGTCAAGGCCAGCACCGAGAGCCACGCCGATGTCGGCGACAAGGCCAACGACGCCCTGCGCGTCAACGGTAACGAGCTGCGCTGCAAGGTGGTGGGCGAGGGCGGCAACCTGGGCATGACCCAGCTGGGTCGTGTGGAGTTCGGCCTCAATGGCGGCGGTTCCAACACCGACTTCATCGACAACGCCGGTGGCGTGGACTGCTCCGACCACGAAGTGAACATCAAGATCCTGCTCAACGAAGTGGTGCAGGCCGGTGACATGACCGACAAGCAGCGCAACCAGCTGCTGGCGAGCATGACCGACGAAGTCGGCGGCCTGGTGCTGGGCAACAACTACAAGCAGACCCAGGCCCTGTCCCTGGCTGCGCGCCGTGCCTACGAGCGTGCCGCCGAGTACAAGCGCCTGATGAGCGACCTGGAAGGCCGTGGCAAGCTGGACCGCGCCATCGAGTACCTGCCGACCGAGGAGCAGCTCACCGAGCGCGCCGCCACCGGCAAGGGCCTGACCCGTCCGGAACTGTCGGTGCTGATTTCCTACAGCAAGATCGACCTCAAGGAAGCCCTGCTCAAGTCCCTGGTACCGGATGACGACTACCTGACCCGTGACATGGAGACCGCGTTCCCGCCAAGCCTGGTGGCCAAGTTCTCCGAGGCCATGCGTCGCCATCGTCTCAAGCGCGAGATCGTCAGCACCCAGATCGCCAACGACCTGGTCAACCACATGGGCATCACCTTCGTGCAGCGCCTGAAGGAGTCCACCGGCATGAGCCCGGCGAACGTCGCCGGTGCCTATGTGATCGTGCGGGACATCTTCCACCTCCCGCACTGGTTCCGTCAGATCGAAGCCCTGGACCACCAGGTTTCGGCTGAAGTGCAACTGGCGTTGATGGACGAGCTGATGCGCCTGGGCCGTCGTGCCACCCGCTGGTTCCTGCGCAGCCGGCGCAACGAGCAGGATGCGGCGCGTGACGTTGCGCACTTCGGTCCGCACCTGGCGGCGCTGGGCCTGAAGCTCGACGAGCTGCTCGAAGGCCCGACCCGCGAGGGCTGGCAAGCCCGTTACACCGCCTATGTCGAAGCCGGTGTGCCGGAGTTGCTGGCGCGCATGGTTGCAGGCACTACCCACCTGTACACCCTGCTGCCGATCATCGAGGCCGCTGATGTGACCGGACACGATGCGGCGGAAGTGGCCAAGGCCTACTTCGCCGTCGGCAGTGCCCTCGACCTGCCGTGGTACCTGCAGCAGATCAGCGATCTGCCGGTGGCCAACAACTGGCAGGCGGCGGCGCGCGAAGCCTTCCGCGATGACGTGGACTGGCAGCAGCGGGCGATCACCATCAAGGTCCTGCAGATGGCCGATGCGCCGGATGACATGGAGGCCCGTGTGGCTCTGTGGCTGGAGCAGAACGCGAGCATGGCCGATCGCTGGCGCGCCATGATGGTGGAAATCCGTGCCGCCAGCGGCACCGACTACGCCATGTATGCGGTGGCCAACCGCGAGTTGCTGGACCTGGCCATGAGCGGTCAGTCGGTGCTGTAA